A window of Raineyella sp. W15-4 contains these coding sequences:
- a CDS encoding cytochrome c oxidase assembly protein, translated as MSASHPSAAPGAPASPGTSAPATALGPVARVAVGVTALAGVVGMWLVMHYLAGRPPLPARPETDPFTGYVSGLGDLAARLAALATLGGLMAIIGFTPVVGTYRLTPVGDRLRRWVGRAAQLWFWASLVQTAANAAYVNGVPLAYALTPGTWWTFVTSTTAALAWFVSTLVALAVVIVAYTSRSYAAYLLLFLAGTLATTFVTATGNVSVGQNHDWATDSAIWLSLAWAPLAAAAVAVVLRANDLTAPDSATTAVNRLRRYQKAVPLLLLITVAGHAVVAWQQLAGHPITASGYGLATLGIFATLALLALSWLWRLLRGEADPARTTPAIAARSALRDVLIAIAYVTLRSAENHLPPPRFLIPQSIQVNYLGYQVDIPATAARIAALGRPNLLWVGLTILALAAYYWGIHQVRARGGHWPIVRTLFWTLGWLLVLYLATAGLWEYSTVQYSWHMLVHMTVNMLVPVLCLLGGPISLVQAAGRPHPKGQLLGPRDVTVALHDYRPLRRVLNPLVVWVLYASSLFLVYLTPLFPWLMRYHWAHQLMLLWFMVTGYLFFDMVAGIDKWTNLPHIGRLALVIGVMPFHALFAVFILQASQLIGGTFYRAIDIPWIPDLLADQVVAGQITWIVGEVPLLIVILALSIQWFQADSRDAKRLDRAQDSGLDDSFEVYNEMLRELAERDRERRMDERKLPR; from the coding sequence GTGTCCGCATCCCACCCCTCCGCCGCCCCAGGCGCTCCGGCCTCCCCGGGCACCTCGGCCCCCGCCACCGCGCTGGGACCGGTCGCCAGGGTGGCCGTCGGGGTCACGGCCCTCGCCGGGGTCGTCGGGATGTGGCTCGTCATGCACTACCTCGCCGGCCGCCCGCCGCTGCCCGCCCGGCCGGAGACCGACCCGTTCACCGGCTACGTGTCCGGTCTCGGCGATCTCGCCGCCCGGCTCGCCGCGCTGGCCACCCTCGGCGGCCTGATGGCGATCATCGGCTTCACCCCGGTCGTCGGCACCTACCGGCTCACCCCGGTCGGCGACCGGCTGCGCCGTTGGGTCGGCCGCGCGGCCCAGCTGTGGTTCTGGGCCTCGCTGGTGCAGACCGCGGCCAACGCGGCGTACGTGAACGGGGTGCCGCTGGCCTACGCCCTCACCCCGGGCACCTGGTGGACGTTCGTCACCAGCACCACCGCGGCGCTGGCCTGGTTCGTCTCGACACTGGTCGCGCTGGCGGTCGTCATCGTGGCCTACACCTCCCGGTCGTACGCCGCCTACCTGCTGCTCTTCCTCGCCGGCACCCTGGCCACCACCTTCGTCACCGCCACCGGCAACGTGTCGGTCGGCCAGAACCACGACTGGGCCACCGACTCCGCGATCTGGCTCTCGCTGGCCTGGGCGCCGCTGGCCGCCGCGGCGGTGGCCGTGGTGCTGCGGGCGAACGACCTCACCGCCCCCGACTCGGCGACCACCGCGGTGAATCGGCTGCGCCGCTACCAGAAGGCGGTGCCGCTGCTCCTGCTGATCACCGTCGCCGGCCACGCCGTCGTCGCCTGGCAGCAGCTCGCCGGCCACCCGATCACCGCCAGCGGTTACGGCCTGGCCACCCTCGGCATCTTTGCCACCCTCGCCCTGCTCGCGCTGAGCTGGCTGTGGCGACTGCTCCGTGGGGAGGCCGACCCGGCCCGGACCACCCCCGCGATCGCGGCCCGCTCGGCGCTGCGGGACGTGCTGATCGCCATCGCGTACGTCACCCTGCGCTCGGCCGAGAACCACCTGCCGCCGCCACGCTTCCTCATCCCGCAGTCGATCCAGGTGAACTACCTCGGCTACCAGGTCGACATCCCGGCGACCGCTGCCCGGATCGCCGCCCTCGGCCGGCCGAACCTGCTCTGGGTCGGCCTCACGATCCTCGCGCTGGCCGCCTACTACTGGGGTATCCACCAGGTCCGGGCCAGGGGCGGCCACTGGCCGATCGTCCGGACGTTGTTCTGGACCCTGGGCTGGCTGCTGGTGCTCTACCTCGCCACCGCCGGACTGTGGGAGTACTCCACGGTCCAGTACTCCTGGCACATGCTCGTCCACATGACGGTGAACATGCTCGTCCCGGTGCTGTGCCTGCTCGGCGGGCCGATCTCACTGGTCCAGGCCGCCGGCCGGCCGCACCCGAAGGGGCAGCTGCTCGGCCCGCGCGACGTCACGGTCGCACTGCACGACTACCGTCCGCTGCGCCGGGTGCTCAACCCACTAGTGGTCTGGGTGCTGTACGCCAGCTCGCTGTTCCTGGTCTACCTGACCCCGCTGTTCCCGTGGCTGATGCGCTACCACTGGGCCCACCAGCTGATGCTGCTGTGGTTCATGGTCACCGGCTACCTGTTCTTCGACATGGTCGCCGGCATCGACAAGTGGACGAACCTGCCGCACATCGGCCGGCTGGCGCTGGTCATCGGCGTGATGCCCTTCCACGCCCTGTTCGCGGTGTTCATCCTGCAGGCCTCCCAGCTGATCGGCGGGACCTTCTACCGGGCGATCGACATCCCCTGGATCCCCGACCTGCTGGCCGACCAGGTGGTCGCCGGGCAGATCACCTGGATCGTCGGCGAGGTGCCGCTGCTGATCGTGATCCTCGCGCTGAGCATCCAGTGGTTCCAGGCGGACTCCCGGGACGCCAAGCGTCTCGACCGGGCCCAGGACTCCGGCCTGGACGATTCCTTCGAGGTGTATAACGAGATGCTGCGGGAACTCGCCGAGCGTGATCGGGAACGCCGGATGGACGAACGGAAGCTGCCGCGGTGA
- a CDS encoding DUF2853 family protein translates to MTTDWIADVKKYAPKADETVLQNMLSTYRLVLSHPDSALVSFSDAEERKTVRESFLKKKLGLTDDDTTLDAAIKEVGAKMKDGTRNGRLAVYYLLAEKFGKLDLFR, encoded by the coding sequence ATGACCACGGACTGGATCGCCGATGTCAAGAAGTACGCCCCGAAAGCCGACGAGACCGTGCTGCAGAACATGCTCAGCACCTACCGCCTCGTCCTGAGCCACCCCGACAGCGCCCTCGTGTCGTTCAGTGACGCCGAGGAGCGCAAGACCGTCCGGGAGAGCTTCCTCAAGAAGAAGCTCGGGCTCACCGACGACGACACCACGCTCGACGCGGCCATCAAGGAGGTCGGCGCGAAGATGAAGGACGGCACCCGCAACGGCCGGCTGGCCGTCTACTACCTGCTGGCGGAGAAGTTCGGCAAGCTCGACCTGTTCCGGTGA
- a CDS encoding FKBP-type peptidyl-prolyl cis-trans isomerase gives MTDIPEIDPPEGPAPTELQIVDEIIGDGTEATAGDIVDVHYVGVAFSSGEEFDSSYRRGTPLAFQLGVGQVIQGWDQGVQGMKVGGRRKLVIPPQLAYGDRGAGGVIQPGETLIFVCDLVNVR, from the coding sequence ATGACTGACATCCCCGAGATCGATCCGCCCGAGGGCCCCGCACCCACCGAGCTGCAGATCGTCGACGAGATCATCGGCGACGGCACCGAGGCCACGGCCGGCGACATCGTCGACGTCCACTACGTCGGCGTCGCCTTCTCCTCCGGTGAGGAGTTCGACTCCTCCTACCGCCGCGGCACCCCGCTGGCCTTCCAGCTCGGTGTCGGCCAGGTGATCCAGGGCTGGGACCAGGGCGTCCAGGGCATGAAGGTCGGTGGCCGGCGCAAGCTGGTCATCCCTCCGCAGCTGGCCTACGGCGATCGCGGCGCCGGCGGCGTCATCCAGCCCGGTGAGACGCTGATCTTCGTCTGTGACCTGGTCAACGTCCGCTGA
- a CDS encoding DEAD/DEAH box helicase translates to MMLTDLIPAVPDPDSLYEAFTGWVEGRGISLYPHQDESAIELFSGNNVILATPTGSGKTLVATAAQFAALAQDGVSFYTAPIKALVSEKFFALCEIFGAENVGMLTGDASVNADAPIIACTAEVLANIALREGRWADISQVVMDEFHFYAEPDRGWAWQVPLLCLPQAQFLLMSATLGDVSFFRTDLTERTGRPTAVVDQAERPVPLSYAWSIDPVHELLEELVTTHQAPAYVVHFTQKSALETAQALLSAKLVSKEEKERIAAEIGAFRFHAGFGRTLSKLVRAGIGVHHAGMLPRYRRLVEQLAQAGLLKVICGTDTLGVGINVPIRTVVFTGLTKFDGTRHRLLKAREFHQIAGRAGRAGFDTSGHVICQAPEHVIENERALAKVGDDPKKRRKVVRKKPPEGFVSWTEETFERLKNAEPEPLVSRMRVNEAMILNVVARRGDPFVNMRDLLLGCHEDERGKRRLARRALRLTRGLLESGVLVRLPAPDATGRRYEIAPELQDDFALNQPLAPFALAALDLLDPESVTYALDVVSIVESILDDPFPVLSEQQHKARGEAIAEMKADGIEYDERMRLVEDVTWPRPLAELLEPALGIFAQTHPWVSADQLSPKSVVRDMYERGQTFTEFVSLYGVARSEGLVLRYLSDAYRTLRQTVPESRRTEELDDLLEWLGETVRQTDSSLLDEWEALTDPAKVAEAAARVAAGEQLAPARPITGNARAFRVMVRNAMFQRVRLAADDRFAQLAALDAYAAGLLGGHPPMGETAWEDALGDYWDEHETLGDGPEARGPALLMVEQKPKQGLWEVRQIIDDPAGNHDWSILATVHLRASDEAGEPVVVTESFSRMD, encoded by the coding sequence ATGATGCTCACCGATCTGATCCCCGCCGTCCCCGATCCGGATTCCCTCTACGAGGCGTTCACCGGGTGGGTCGAAGGGCGCGGCATCTCGCTCTATCCGCACCAGGACGAGTCGGCGATCGAGCTCTTCTCCGGCAACAATGTGATTCTCGCCACGCCGACCGGGTCGGGCAAGACGCTGGTCGCCACCGCGGCACAGTTCGCCGCCCTCGCCCAGGACGGTGTCAGCTTCTACACCGCCCCGATCAAGGCGCTGGTCTCGGAGAAGTTCTTCGCGCTGTGCGAGATCTTCGGCGCCGAGAACGTCGGCATGCTCACCGGCGACGCCTCGGTCAACGCCGATGCCCCGATCATCGCCTGCACCGCCGAGGTGCTCGCCAACATCGCCCTGCGGGAGGGGCGGTGGGCCGACATCTCCCAGGTGGTGATGGACGAGTTCCACTTCTACGCAGAGCCCGACCGAGGCTGGGCCTGGCAGGTCCCGTTGCTGTGCCTGCCGCAGGCGCAGTTCCTGCTGATGTCGGCGACGTTGGGCGACGTCAGCTTCTTCCGCACGGACCTGACCGAGCGCACCGGCCGGCCCACCGCGGTCGTCGACCAGGCCGAACGGCCGGTCCCGCTGTCGTACGCCTGGTCGATCGACCCGGTGCACGAGCTGCTCGAGGAGCTCGTCACGACGCACCAGGCTCCGGCGTACGTGGTCCACTTCACCCAGAAGTCGGCGTTGGAGACCGCCCAGGCGCTGCTGTCCGCGAAGCTCGTCTCGAAGGAGGAGAAGGAGCGGATCGCCGCCGAGATCGGCGCCTTCCGGTTCCACGCCGGCTTCGGCCGGACGCTCTCCAAACTGGTCCGGGCTGGCATCGGCGTGCACCACGCCGGCATGCTGCCGCGCTACCGCCGGCTGGTCGAGCAGCTCGCCCAGGCCGGGCTGCTCAAGGTGATCTGCGGCACCGACACTCTCGGGGTCGGGATCAACGTGCCGATCCGTACCGTCGTGTTCACCGGGCTGACGAAGTTCGACGGCACCCGGCACCGGCTGCTCAAGGCGCGGGAGTTCCACCAGATCGCCGGCCGGGCCGGCCGGGCCGGCTTCGACACCTCGGGGCACGTCATCTGCCAGGCGCCCGAACACGTCATCGAGAACGAGCGGGCCCTCGCCAAGGTGGGCGACGACCCGAAGAAGCGCCGCAAGGTGGTCCGCAAGAAGCCGCCGGAGGGCTTCGTGTCGTGGACCGAGGAGACCTTCGAGCGGCTCAAGAACGCCGAACCCGAGCCGCTGGTCTCCCGGATGCGGGTCAACGAGGCGATGATCCTCAACGTCGTCGCCCGCCGCGGCGACCCGTTCGTCAACATGCGCGACCTGCTGCTCGGCTGCCACGAGGACGAGCGGGGCAAGCGCCGGCTGGCCCGGCGGGCGCTCCGGCTCACCCGCGGGCTGCTCGAATCGGGCGTGCTGGTGCGGCTGCCCGCCCCGGACGCGACCGGTCGTAGGTACGAGATCGCCCCGGAGCTGCAGGACGACTTCGCGCTCAACCAGCCGCTGGCGCCGTTCGCCCTGGCCGCCCTCGACCTGCTCGACCCGGAGTCGGTGACGTACGCCCTCGACGTGGTGTCGATCGTCGAGTCGATCCTTGACGACCCGTTCCCGGTGCTCTCCGAGCAGCAGCACAAGGCCCGCGGCGAGGCGATCGCCGAGATGAAGGCCGACGGGATCGAGTACGACGAGCGGATGCGGCTGGTCGAGGACGTGACCTGGCCGCGCCCGCTGGCCGAACTGCTGGAGCCGGCGCTGGGGATCTTCGCGCAGACCCATCCGTGGGTGTCCGCCGATCAGTTGTCGCCGAAGTCCGTGGTCCGCGACATGTACGAGCGCGGGCAGACCTTCACCGAGTTCGTCAGCCTCTACGGGGTGGCCCGCAGTGAGGGCCTGGTGCTGCGCTACCTGTCGGATGCGTACCGTACGCTGCGCCAGACCGTGCCGGAGTCACGGCGGACCGAGGAACTGGACGACCTGCTCGAGTGGCTCGGTGAGACCGTCCGGCAGACCGACTCCTCCCTGCTCGACGAGTGGGAGGCGCTGACCGATCCGGCGAAGGTGGCCGAGGCCGCCGCCCGGGTCGCCGCCGGGGAGCAGCTGGCGCCCGCCCGGCCGATCACCGGCAACGCCCGGGCGTTCCGGGTGATGGTCCGCAACGCGATGTTCCAGCGGGTCCGGCTGGCGGCCGACGACCGGTTCGCCCAGCTCGCCGCCCTCGACGCGTACGCCGCCGGACTGCTGGGTGGCCACCCGCCGATGGGGGAGACGGCCTGGGAGGACGCGCTCGGCGACTACTGGGACGAGCACGAGACCCTCGGCGACGGCCCGGAGGCCCGGGGGCCGGCGCTGCTGATGGTGGAGCAGAAGCCGAAGCAGGGCCTCTGGGAGGTCCGCCAGATCATCGACGACCCGGCCGGCAACCACGACTGGTCGATCCTCGCCACCGTGCACTTGCGGGCCAGCGACGAGGCGGGCGAACCAGTGGTGGTCACCGAGTCGTTCTCCCGGATGGACTGA
- a CDS encoding MFS transporter, translating into MAQPRTVRRTPDSLLVTILCATGVMVALQPTLLIPLLPELPRLLGTGYEDASWTVTAALLSSAVATPIVSKLADMYGKRRMVLACLVLMAIGSVLGAVSNDLAVVVAGRALQGVAAGLTPVGMSIMRDELPKEKVGGAVALMSSTIGIGAALGLPTAGLITARWSWHALFWTSAAVAGVLIALVLLIVPESTVRTPGRFDLLGAVLLSAALVSLLLAVTKGGHWGWWSHTTLLCVLLGVVLLAAWLPWELRIANPMVDLRTAIRRPVLLTNVATLLVGFSMFGNMQSTTQLLQLPLASGYGFQLSVLATGLALVPSSLSMVAVSPVGAVLVRRIGARPTIIVGAVVLALGYVQRIVLMDQLWHIVLGSVIASAGTALAYAAIPTVIMGAVPITETAAANGLNVLLRSVGTSTASAVLAALLTNLTMTVDGGTLPRVDAFLYCFWLSAAAALLAALVTVFLPRSRSVAKATSASEEHVWTGTVTSAGRPVRHGVVTLLTTAGEQLDWGHVNPDGTYRITLPGPGRYVRVATSDGWPPVSAVVRVAGPEDLAVELGPRLHIGGTVTRAGAPVPGALVTLTRATGELVSTTPSGPDGRFRLPLPAPGRHVLTAVDTEAGEAASAAVLLTGVTRTIDLDLAGDRETAGV; encoded by the coding sequence ATGGCCCAGCCCCGCACCGTCCGTCGGACCCCCGACTCACTGCTCGTCACGATCTTGTGCGCCACCGGCGTGATGGTCGCTCTCCAGCCGACCCTGCTCATCCCTCTGCTGCCCGAGCTGCCGAGGCTGCTCGGCACCGGCTACGAGGACGCCTCCTGGACCGTGACCGCCGCGCTGCTCAGCTCTGCGGTCGCCACCCCGATCGTCTCCAAGCTCGCAGACATGTACGGCAAACGGCGGATGGTCCTGGCCTGCCTGGTCCTGATGGCGATCGGATCGGTCCTCGGCGCGGTGAGCAACGACCTTGCCGTCGTGGTCGCCGGTCGCGCCCTGCAGGGCGTCGCTGCGGGCCTCACGCCGGTGGGCATGTCGATCATGCGCGACGAACTGCCCAAGGAGAAGGTCGGCGGTGCGGTCGCCCTGATGAGCTCCACCATCGGCATCGGTGCGGCCCTCGGACTGCCGACAGCCGGTCTGATCACCGCGCGCTGGTCCTGGCACGCGCTCTTCTGGACCTCCGCGGCCGTCGCCGGTGTGCTGATCGCGTTGGTGTTGCTGATCGTGCCGGAGTCGACGGTGCGGACGCCCGGCCGGTTCGACCTGCTGGGGGCGGTGTTGTTGTCCGCCGCCCTGGTCAGCCTGCTGCTCGCGGTGACCAAGGGTGGGCACTGGGGCTGGTGGAGCCACACCACGCTGCTGTGCGTCCTGCTCGGCGTGGTGCTGCTCGCAGCCTGGCTTCCGTGGGAGCTGCGGATCGCCAACCCGATGGTCGATCTGCGGACGGCGATCCGCCGGCCGGTGCTGCTGACCAATGTGGCGACCCTGCTGGTGGGCTTCTCGATGTTCGGCAACATGCAGTCCACCACCCAGCTGTTGCAGCTGCCGCTGGCCAGCGGCTACGGCTTCCAGCTGAGCGTCCTGGCGACCGGCCTGGCGCTGGTCCCGTCGAGCCTGTCGATGGTCGCCGTCTCTCCGGTCGGTGCCGTGCTGGTCCGGCGGATCGGCGCTCGGCCGACGATCATCGTGGGCGCCGTGGTGCTCGCACTCGGGTATGTCCAGCGGATCGTCCTGATGGATCAGCTGTGGCACATCGTCCTCGGGTCGGTCATCGCCTCGGCGGGGACGGCGCTGGCCTACGCGGCGATCCCGACGGTGATCATGGGGGCGGTGCCGATCACCGAGACGGCCGCCGCGAACGGGCTCAATGTGCTGCTGCGCTCCGTCGGCACCTCGACCGCGTCCGCGGTGCTCGCAGCCCTGCTGACGAACCTCACCATGACTGTCGACGGAGGCACCCTGCCCAGGGTGGACGCCTTCCTGTACTGCTTCTGGCTGAGCGCCGCGGCGGCTCTGCTCGCCGCGCTGGTGACGGTGTTCCTGCCGCGGAGTCGGTCGGTGGCGAAGGCCACCTCCGCGAGCGAGGAGCATGTCTGGACCGGCACGGTGACCAGCGCAGGGCGACCCGTACGACACGGCGTGGTGACCCTGTTGACCACGGCGGGCGAGCAACTCGACTGGGGACACGTCAACCCCGACGGCACCTACCGCATCACCCTGCCCGGTCCCGGCCGGTACGTCCGGGTCGCGACGTCCGACGGATGGCCGCCGGTCAGCGCCGTGGTCCGGGTCGCCGGCCCCGAGGATCTGGCCGTCGAGCTCGGCCCTCGCCTGCACATCGGCGGCACCGTCACACGGGCCGGCGCGCCGGTGCCGGGCGCCCTGGTCACCCTGACCCGAGCCACCGGCGAACTCGTGTCGACCACCCCGTCGGGTCCCGACGGCCGGTTCCGGCTTCCGCTGCCGGCCCCCGGCCGCCACGTGCTCACCGCGGTGGACACCGAGGCCGGCGAGGCAGCATCGGCCGCCGTCCTGCTCACCGGGGTGACCCGTACGATCGACCTCGACCTGGCCGGCGACAGGGAGACAGCGGGTGTCTGA
- a CDS encoding heavy metal translocating P-type ATPase has protein sequence MSTDMTSPDSLGVPAGTYDTPRPEGAIGAGVPAGTYDGLDQRLELDISGMTCAACAARIERKLNKMDGVRATVNYATERAVITGLGTDRADEAIATVQKAGYGAAEVTEGEESRGADDRVRMLRNRLIVAAFLTVPLGDVAIVLALTPRMRFPGWEWMLVALSLPVVFWAALPFHKAAWRNLRHGSTSMDTLVSLGVLAAFTWSVVSILLGSQDREGYWLIYGITPTGADSLYLEVASAVTTFLLAGRYFEARSKRSARSVLSALGELAPTTVRVIRDGHETVVPLGDLRVGERFLVRPGERIATDGAVVVGHSAVDTSMMTGEPIPDQVTEGDRVLGGTINTTGALIVEARQVGAHTQLAQMAATAEQAQARKARVQTLVDRVVAVFVPTVLGIALVTLAAWFLSGAGPRTSFSAALSVLIIACPCALGLATPTALMVGVGRGGQLGILIKGPDALEASGRIDTVVLDKTGTLTTGRMSLERTIRAADGPVTDDAALLALAAAVERHSEHPIARAIVEAAEDAPGQPRTGTETVPAVGEITEAAALPGLGAHATLVRDGAATEMHIGAPALMADLGAVLPDDVVTALESAAEDGRTGVVLAVDGRVAGAFVVSDRIKESAAPAVARLRAMGLRTVLLTGDHERAARAVGDRVGVDEVIAEVLPTDKAATIERLQAEGRRVAMVGDGINDAAALATANLGLAVVTGTDVAMKSADIILVRKNLEVIPDAIALSRRTLRTIRGNLVWAFAYNVAAIPLAAAGLLNPLISGLAMSLSSVFVVTNSMRLRKFEAGRRH, from the coding sequence GTGAGCACGGACATGACCTCGCCCGACTCGCTCGGCGTTCCCGCGGGAACGTACGACACTCCTCGGCCGGAGGGCGCCATCGGTGCCGGCGTTCCCGCGGGAACGTACGACGGCCTGGACCAGCGCCTGGAACTCGACATCTCCGGGATGACCTGCGCGGCCTGTGCGGCGCGGATCGAGCGCAAGCTCAACAAGATGGACGGCGTACGGGCCACCGTCAACTACGCCACCGAGCGGGCGGTGATCACCGGGCTGGGCACCGACCGGGCCGACGAGGCGATCGCCACCGTGCAGAAGGCCGGCTACGGGGCGGCCGAGGTCACCGAGGGCGAGGAGTCCCGGGGGGCCGACGACCGGGTGCGGATGCTGCGCAACCGGCTGATCGTGGCGGCCTTCCTCACCGTGCCGCTCGGTGACGTCGCCATCGTGCTGGCGCTGACCCCCCGGATGCGGTTCCCGGGCTGGGAATGGATGCTCGTCGCGCTGTCCCTGCCGGTCGTCTTCTGGGCCGCGCTGCCGTTCCACAAGGCGGCCTGGCGCAACCTGCGGCACGGCTCGACCAGCATGGACACCCTGGTCTCCCTCGGCGTGCTGGCCGCGTTCACCTGGTCGGTGGTGTCGATCCTGCTCGGCTCCCAGGACCGCGAGGGTTACTGGCTGATCTACGGCATCACCCCGACCGGGGCCGACTCGCTCTACCTCGAGGTCGCCTCCGCGGTGACCACCTTCCTGCTCGCCGGGCGCTACTTCGAGGCGCGATCCAAGCGCTCGGCCCGCAGTGTGCTCTCCGCGCTGGGGGAGCTGGCCCCGACGACCGTACGGGTGATCCGCGACGGCCACGAGACGGTGGTGCCGCTCGGCGACCTGCGGGTCGGGGAGCGGTTCCTGGTCCGGCCGGGTGAGCGGATCGCCACCGACGGGGCGGTCGTCGTCGGCCACTCCGCCGTCGACACCTCGATGATGACCGGTGAGCCGATCCCCGACCAGGTCACTGAGGGGGACCGGGTGCTCGGCGGCACCATCAACACCACCGGGGCGCTGATCGTCGAGGCCCGCCAGGTCGGTGCCCACACCCAGCTGGCCCAGATGGCGGCCACCGCCGAGCAGGCCCAGGCCCGGAAGGCCCGGGTGCAGACGCTGGTCGACCGGGTGGTGGCGGTCTTCGTCCCGACGGTGCTCGGCATCGCCCTGGTCACCCTCGCCGCCTGGTTCCTCTCCGGTGCCGGGCCACGCACCTCGTTCAGTGCCGCGCTGTCGGTGCTGATCATCGCCTGCCCCTGCGCCCTCGGCCTGGCCACCCCGACCGCGCTGATGGTGGGCGTCGGCCGCGGCGGCCAGTTGGGCATCCTGATCAAGGGCCCCGATGCGTTGGAGGCCAGCGGCCGGATCGACACCGTGGTGCTGGACAAGACCGGCACCCTGACGACCGGCCGGATGTCGCTGGAGCGTACGATCCGCGCCGCCGACGGCCCGGTGACCGATGACGCCGCGCTGCTGGCCCTGGCCGCCGCCGTCGAACGCCACTCCGAGCACCCGATCGCCCGCGCCATCGTCGAGGCAGCCGAGGACGCGCCAGGGCAGCCGAGGACCGGGACGGAGACCGTGCCCGCCGTCGGCGAGATCACCGAGGCGGCCGCACTGCCCGGCCTGGGCGCCCACGCCACCCTGGTGCGCGACGGCGCCGCCACTGAGATGCACATCGGTGCCCCCGCGCTGATGGCCGACCTGGGGGCGGTGCTGCCCGACGACGTTGTCACCGCCCTGGAGTCCGCCGCCGAGGACGGCCGGACCGGGGTCGTCCTCGCCGTGGACGGCCGGGTCGCCGGGGCCTTCGTCGTCAGTGACCGGATCAAGGAGTCGGCCGCTCCCGCGGTGGCCCGACTCCGGGCGATGGGGCTGCGTACGGTGCTGCTCACCGGCGACCACGAACGGGCCGCCCGGGCGGTCGGCGACCGGGTCGGCGTGGACGAGGTGATCGCCGAGGTGCTGCCGACCGACAAGGCGGCGACCATCGAACGGCTGCAGGCGGAGGGCCGGCGGGTCGCCATGGTCGGTGACGGGATCAACGACGCGGCCGCCCTCGCCACGGCGAACCTCGGGCTGGCCGTGGTCACCGGCACCGACGTGGCGATGAAGTCGGCGGACATCATCCTGGTCCGCAAGAACCTCGAGGTGATCCCGGACGCGATCGCGCTGTCCCGGCGTACGCTGCGGACGATCCGCGGCAACCTGGTGTGGGCGTTCGCCTACAACGTCGCGGCGATCCCGCTCGCCGCTGCTGGTCTGCTCAATCCGCTGATCTCGGGGCTGGCGATGTCACTGTCGTCGGTGTTCGTGGTGACGAACTCGATGCGGCTGCGGAAGTTCGAGGCAGGCCGTCGGCACTGA
- a CDS encoding M50 family metallopeptidase: MDTFTAILHRALVAQPLPAPEIVLGLGAAALVLVLFRPVWRTTRMLVTITHEAGHAVVGRLSGRELEGIRLNADTSGVTVTRGRPRGPGMVATLLAGYTAPAVVGVAAAALLGTGRATALLWAFLLFLALMLLAIRNLYGLAVIMVVGGALGLATWYLPVELQGWLAYLLCWVLLFGAVRPTLELAGSRDRGSDAAQLARLTHLPQLLWTGLFLVVALVGLGLGGWMLLGAAGVVPPLMPLGSAA; the protein is encoded by the coding sequence GTGGACACCTTCACCGCGATCCTCCATCGCGCCCTCGTCGCCCAGCCGTTGCCCGCCCCCGAGATCGTCCTGGGGCTCGGTGCCGCCGCGCTGGTCCTGGTGCTGTTCCGGCCGGTATGGCGGACCACCCGGATGCTGGTGACGATCACCCACGAAGCGGGGCACGCCGTGGTGGGACGGCTGTCCGGCCGGGAACTGGAGGGGATCCGGCTCAACGCCGACACCTCGGGGGTGACCGTCACCCGCGGGCGGCCCCGCGGGCCGGGGATGGTCGCCACCCTGCTGGCCGGCTACACCGCGCCGGCGGTCGTCGGCGTGGCGGCTGCGGCGCTGCTCGGCACCGGACGGGCCACCGCCCTGCTGTGGGCGTTCCTGCTCTTCCTGGCGTTGATGCTGCTGGCGATCCGCAACCTCTACGGGCTGGCGGTGATCATGGTGGTCGGCGGTGCTCTGGGGCTGGCCACCTGGTACCTGCCGGTGGAGCTCCAGGGCTGGCTGGCCTACCTGCTGTGCTGGGTGCTGTTGTTCGGGGCCGTACGCCCCACGCTGGAACTGGCCGGCTCGCGGGACCGGGGCTCCGACGCCGCCCAGTTGGCTCGGCTCACCCACCTGCCGCAGCTGCTGTGGACCGGGCTGTTCCTGGTCGTCGCCCTCGTCGGGCTGGGGCTCGGCGGCTGGATGCTGCTCGGCGCCGCGGGGGTGGTCCCGCCGCTGATGCCGCTCGGCTCGGCCGCGTGA